Proteins from a genomic interval of Salvelinus alpinus chromosome 7, SLU_Salpinus.1, whole genome shotgun sequence:
- the LOC139581933 gene encoding histone-lysine N-methyltransferase PRDM9-like — protein MFCFSFSLPDCEDCKSFFMEECEVHGPPLFIPDIPAPLGTSDRARLTLPSGLEIRTSSIPEAGLGVFNQGNTVPAGAHYGPYEGELTDKDQAMESGYSWMIYKSRHWDDYIDAGRDTHSNWMRYVNCARREEEQNLVSFQYRGGILYRCCKPIAVGEELLVWYGEEYARDLGIVFDYLWDKKSSAKDVNTESSQVQIFSCSGCPFSFTSQIFLHKHIKRCHHDEYVRLLRSGEIRSDNLMSSSSSQHHGNTSSSSNPAPIRKPRETDKPRPHRCSQCGKSFNRGGSLRTHQLTHTGEKPFHCSQCGKCFTTGSHLRTHQLTHTGEKPFHCSQCGKSFNRGGSLRTHQLTHTGEKPFHCSQCGKSFNRGGSLRTHQLTHTGEKPFHCSQCGKSFNRGGSLRTHQLTHTGEKPFHCSQCGKSFTAGGNLRTHQLTHTGEKPFHCSQCGKSFTAGGSLRTHQLIHTGEKPFHCSQCGKCFTTGGHLRRHQLTHTGEKPFHCSQCGKSFTAGGNLRQHQLTHTGEKPFHCSQCGKSFTAGGSLRQHQLTHTGEKPFHCSQCGKSFTQSGHLKRHQCCKKSKEVEL, from the exons AtgttctgtttctctttctctctcccagacTGTGAGGACTGCAAGTCTTTCTTCATGGAGGAGTGTGAGGTCCATGGTCCTCCCCTCTTCATCCCTGACATCCCTGCCCCTCTAGGAACCTCTGACAGGGCCAGACTCACCCTGCCGTCCGGCCTGGAGATCAGAACATCAAGCATCCCTGAAGCAGGACTGGGGGTGTTCAACCAAGGAAACACTGTGCCTGCAGGAGCCCACTATGGACCTTATGAAGGAGAGCTCACAGACAAAGACCAAGCCATGGAGAGTGGCTACTCCTGGATG ATCTACAAGAGTAGACACTGGGACGACTACATCGATGCTGGGAGAGACACTCACTCCAACTGGATGAG gtaTGTGAACTGTGCTCGTCGTGAAGAAGAACAGAATCTGGTGTCCTTCCAGTACAGAGGAGGGATTCTGTATCGCTGCTGTAAGCCCATAGCTGTTGGAGAGGAGCTGTTGGTTTGGTACGGAGAGGAGTACGCCAGAGACCTGGGCATTGTCTTCGACTACCTCTGGGACAAAAAGAGCTCTGCTAAAG ATGTGAACACTGAGTCGTCTCAGGTCCAGATCTTCTCGTGCTCTGGCTGTCCGTTCTCCTTCACCTCTCAGATCTTCCTCCACAAGCACATAAAGAGATGTCACCATGATGAGTATGTCAGACTGTTGAGGAGTGGAGAGATCAGATCAGATAATCTCATGTCCTCCAGCAGCTCACAGCACCATGGAAACACCTCAAGTTCCTCCAACCCAGCTCCCATCAGGAAACCGAGGGAGACAGACAAGCCACGACCACACCGCTGctctcagtgtgggaagagtttcaatAGAGGGGGTAGTCTCAGAACACACCAGctcactcacacaggagagaagccgtttcactgctcccagtgtgggaagtgtttcaCTACAGGGAGTCATCTCAGAACACACCAGctcactcacacaggagagaagccgtttcactgctctcagtgtgggaagagtttcaatAGAGGGGGTAGTCTCAGAACACACCAGctcactcacacaggagagaagccgtttcactgctctcagtgtgggaagagtttcaatAGAGGGGGTAGTCTCAGAACACACCAGctcactcacacaggagagaagccgtttcactgctctcagtgtgggaagagtttcaatAGAGGGGGTAGTCTCAGAACACACCAGctcactcacacaggagagaagccgtttcactgctctcagtgtgggaagagtttcactGCAGGGGGTAATCTCAGAACACACCAGctcactcacacaggagagaagccgtttcactgctctcagtgtgggaagagtttcactGCAGGGGGTAGTCTCAGAACACACCAGctcattcacacaggagagaagccgttccactgctctcagtgtgggaagtgtttcaCTACAGGGGGTCATCTCAGAAGACACCAGctcactcacacaggagagaagccgtttcactgctctcagtgtgggaagagtttcactGCAGGGGGTAATCTCAGACAACACCAGctcactcacacaggagagaagccatttcactgctctcagtgtgggaagagtttcactGCAGGGGGTAGTCTCAGACAACACCAGctcactcacacaggagagaagccgtttcactgctctcagtgtgggaagagtttcactCAGTCAGGACATCTAAAGAGACACCAGTGTTGTAAAAAGAGTAAGGAAGTGGAACTTTAG